The Marinomonas sp. CT5 genome contains the following window.
ACCAGGGTAAGCTTCACGACCTGGTGGACGACGAAGTAGCAAAGAGATCTGACGGTAAGCCCAAGCTTGTTTCGTCAAGTCATCATAAATGATCAATGCATCTTCACCGCGGTCACGGAAGTATTCACCCATAGTACAGCCAGTGTATGGCGCAATGAATAGCATAGACGCTGGATCAGATGCACCCGCTGCAACAACAGTGGTGTATTCCATAGCGCCCGCTTCTTCAAGCTTACGTACTACGTTTGCAATTGTAGATTGCTTTTGACCGATAGCAACGTACACACACTTAATGCCAGAGTTTTTCTGAGCAATAATGGTGTCGATCGCTAGCGCTGTTTTACCAACCTGACGGTCACCGATGATCAACTCACGCTGACCGCGGCCTACTGGAACCATGGCATCAATTGCCTTGTAACCAGTTTGAATTGGTTGATCTACTGACTGACGAGCGATTACGCCCGGTGCCACTTTCTCAACTTTATCCGTTAGTTTTGCATCGATAGTGCCTTTGCCGTCGATTGGGTTACCCAATGCGTCAACAACACGACCTAGCAATTCAGGACCGACTGGAACTTCCAGAATACGGCCTGTACATTTTACTTTTTGACCTTCAACAAGGTCTTGGTATTGACCCAATACAACCGCACCTACAGAGTCACGCTCTAGGTTCAAGGCCATACCGTAAACACCACCAGGGAATTCAATCATTTCCCCGTACATAACATCTGCCAAGCCGTGGATCAGAACGATACCGTCTGCCACGCTGACAATTGTGCCCTCATTTTGGGCATCAGAAGATACATCGAGGTTCTCGATGCGCTTCTTGATAATCTCGCTGATCTCAGATGGATTCAGTTGCTGCATGCTACATTCCTCAACCCTGGTTTCGACTTAACGAAACACTAGGAGTTTATCGCCTCGGCTAGTTTCGCTAATTTACCGCGTACTGAACCGTCGATGATTAAGTCACCGGTACGGATAACCACGCCACCAATTAGGCTCGCGTCTGTTTCACTGGTTAAGTTGACAGTACGGTCCAACTTTTTAGTCAGTGAAGCGGCTAATGCTTGTGTTTGTTCAGCTGTTAATTCAAATGCAGACGTAAATTCAACATTTACGGCTTTTTCAAAATTCAGTTTGAACTGTAAAAATAACTCAGAGATAGCAGGAAGAAGCGCTAGACGCTTATTCACAGCCAAGGCCAACAAAAATGCTTTACCTTGCTCAGTTGTTACTTCTGCACAAACGTCCGCTAGAGCGTTTGCCTTCTCTTCCGCACTAAAAGCAGGATTTTCAAGTGCTGTTTTAAGCTTAGGCTCAACTGTTACAGTAGCTAATACGTTTAACATATCAGCCCACTCAGTAATGTGGCCTTGTTCTCTAGCAACTTCAAAAACCGCTTTAGCGTACGGTCGCGCGACTGTTTTTAATTCAGCCATTAGACCCTCGCTTAAAGCTCTTTGGCGAGCTGTTCAACGATCTCGCTATGTGCTTTTTCGTCAATGGTGGCTCCCAAGATCTTCTCGGCACCAGCAAATGCAAGAACGGACACTTGAGCACGCAATGCTTCTTTAGCACGCATTACGTCTTGTTCGATCTCTGCTTGAGCTGCTTCGCGCAGACGCTTGCCATCAGCAATCACCTGCTCTTTTGCCTCGTCGACCATTTGGTTCGCACGTTTGTTGGCTTGTTCAATTATCTCGGCCGCGTTTTCTTTGCTTTCACGTAAAATTTGAGCGGCTTGTTCTTGTGCCAACTCTAGATCACGTGAAGCACGATTCGCTGCTTCCAAACCGTCCGCAATTTTTTTACTGCGCTCTTCGAGCGCAGTAATAACTGGTGGCCATACATATTTCATGCAGAACCAGACAAAAATCGCAAACGATATAGCTTGGCCTAGAAGTGTGAGATTTAAGTTCACGCTAATACCCTCGCTTTTAGTCGTTTAAAAATTATTTCCGCAATGTTTTGCAGAATATTAACCAGCGACCAAAGCAACAAAAGGATTCGCGAAAGTGAAGAACAATGCGATACCTACACCGATCATTGTTACGGCATCTAGAAGACCCGCTACGATGAACATTTTAACTTGCAGCATTGGAACCATTTCTGGTTGACGCGCAGCGCCTTCCAAGAATTTTCCACCCAAGATACCAAAACCAATCGCAGTACCTAGGGCACCTAGACCGATTAGAAGGGCTACAGCAATCGCAGTAAGACCAACTACAGTTTCCATTTTAACTCCTACATTTTCACAGTTTTAGATAAGGTTTAAATTATTACTTTAAAGAACACACTTTTAGTGATCTTCGTGCGCCATACTTAAGTAAACAATAGTCAACATCATAAAGATGAAGGCTTGAAGCACGATGATCAAAATATGGAAGATTGCCCATGGCACAGACAGAGCCCATTGTAGACCCCATGGCAATATAGCAATCAAAATAAAGATCAATTCACCAGCATACAAGTTACCGAACAATCGCAATGCTAATGAAACAGGTTTCGCAAGTAGACCAACACCTTCAAGCAATAAGTTGAAAGGGATCATCCATTTGCCAAATGGCTGTAACGTCAGTTCACCAACAAATCCACTAATGCCTTTCACTTTGATGCTATAAAAAACAATCAAAACAAACACAGAAAGTGACATGCCTAATGTGGCATTAATATCTGTTGTTGGAACAAATTTGAAATACACATGATGAGGATCAGCACCAAATAAGGTCGCACCAATCCATTGAGCTGTCGCAGGCAAGAAGTCTACAGGGATCAAATCCATGAAGTTCATCAAGAAAACCCAGACAAAAATGGTTAGAGACAGGGGTGCAATGACCTTGCTCTTACCATGAAAGGTTTCTTTGACGCTGCCATCAACAAACTCAACCATCAACTCTACAAAGTTCTGTAGACCAGACGGTGTATCTGTCGAAATTTTCTTTGCTGCTTTACGGAACAACCACAAAAACAATAACCCCAAAGCAATCGAAATCGCCATAGTGTCTACATGAATTGCCCAGAATCCCATATCTGCTGCTTCTTTAGCATCATGGGCAAGACCCCATGTACCATCAGGATGTTGACCAAAGGTCAAATTCTGAAGGTGATGCTTTATATATGAAGAAGCTGTTGGACTTTCAATACCCATACTTATATCCACGCTCTCTCAATGATTAAAATCCTATTACCTATCACGCTAGGCATTTCTAAGCATGATAGGGCTGAGCCAATGACTCAAAATTGCGCCACCAAAACCTGCAAAGAAAGCCCCTGCAGCTAACGGTTTAATCAGAAGAAAAACCAGCGACAATAAAACCACTGTCATAGCCAATTTACCGGCTTCTCCTCGATAGAATGATCTAACAACATCCTTTGCTGGGCGAGTTCCTTTGTACCCGAAAATCCGCCAAGCCATATAAATACTCGGTAAAATGCTGGTCAAAGCCCCCAATATAAATGAGTACCCATACAGACCACCAGCAATGTAAAAAATTCCCAAAGAAACAAAAAAAGTGAGTAATAATTGTAATAAAAGGAAACGAAATATAGCCTTCTTTTTTGCGCTAATAATTTCACTCGCGCGCCTTGGCTTTTTTGTCTCCATTCCCCAACTCTCTTTGCGCACAATAAAAGTGCAATCAATGTGATGATTTACAAAATTCGAGGCATTATAGGGGTAATAGCGGCCTTGTTCAACTTAAACTGATTTACAGGATCACTTTAGTAGCATCTTGTCTAGATAGAAAAACCCTCTTATCACAAATTGCTTCATTTCCCTTCAAGCAATTCACTGATCAAGAGCTCTAGGTGTTCAGGGTTGCGGTATTCAATAACCAACTTGCCTTTACCTTTGGCAGAAGGTTGTATTTTTACCGCGGCATTAATCTTTTGGCTAATGCGTTCTGCTTCTGCACTCAAATCAGGCAGAGGAGGTTTGTTATCTTGATTTTTTTCTGTGACTTGAAAATTTTTAACTAATCTCTCAGTCTCACGAACAGACAAAGATTTTGTCACTACCTGTGATGCGGCTTGAATTTGCTTATCGTGTTCTAGAGGCAATAACGCTCGCGCATGACCCATTTCAATATCACCATGCTCGAGAAGACGACGAACTTCAGGGGTTAAGCCTAATAGTCGTAATAAGTTAGCAACCGTAGAACGAGATTTACCGACAGTATCGGCCACTTCTTGTTGTGTAAGATGAAAGTCTTCAACTAAACGCTGTAATGCCAGTGCTTCTTCCACTGGATTTAGGTCTTCACGTTGAATGTTTTCAATCAATGCAAGAACCACAGCATCGGCATCTTCAACATGCCGAACAATAACCGGCACTTGTGTTAAATCCGCTAATTTGGCCGCTCGCCAACGACGCTCGCCAGCAATAATTTCATACTGATTGTGGCCATTTGGACGCACAACAATAGGCTGCATAATGCCTTGAGTTCGGATTGATGAAGCTAAATCTTCTAATTGCGCAGGATTCATGTCACGACGAGGTTGAAATTTACCTTTAGAAAGCCATTCCACAGGTAAATAAGTCAGGCCTTTTATTTGTTCACTATTAGAATCACTATCAGCCTCATTGGTTGGCGTTGATTGTGGTGCCAATAATGCATCTAAGCCACGACCTAGACCTCTTTTTTTCATCGTCATTTCACTAACCCTAATTGGTATTAAACTACGCTTATTGAACTGTCACTATGCAACAGATTTTCGGATAAACTCACCCGCTAACGCAAGGTAAGCAATGGCACCACGGGACTGTTTTTCATAATGCAAAACAGGCAAACCATAACTTGGTGATTCTGCTAACCGAATATTTCTAGGTATCACTGTGTCATAAACTTTATCGCCAAAATGCTTTTGAAGCTGTCCAGAAACATCATGCGTTAAGCTTGGGCGAGGATCATACATGGTTCGCAAAATCCCCTCGATCTCTAATGATGGGTTTAACGCTTGGGTAATTCGACTAATCGTTTGCAATAACGCCGTCAGCCCTTCCAATGCATAATATTCACATTGCACAGGAATCAACACGCCTTGAGAAGCGGCTAAGGCATTAACCGTCAACATATTCAAAGCAGGAGGACAATCAAGCAAAATGTAATCAAAGTCATTGTCTACTTCATAAAGCCCAGCACGAAGACGGGTTTCTTTACTGGGTAAATCCAGCAAAACTACTTCCGCCCCCGTTAAATCGCTATTGGCAG
Protein-coding sequences here:
- the atpA gene encoding F0F1 ATP synthase subunit alpha, which codes for MQQLNPSEISEIIKKRIENLDVSSDAQNEGTIVSVADGIVLIHGLADVMYGEMIEFPGGVYGMALNLERDSVGAVVLGQYQDLVEGQKVKCTGRILEVPVGPELLGRVVDALGNPIDGKGTIDAKLTDKVEKVAPGVIARQSVDQPIQTGYKAIDAMVPVGRGQRELIIGDRQVGKTALAIDTIIAQKNSGIKCVYVAIGQKQSTIANVVRKLEEAGAMEYTTVVAAGASDPASMLFIAPYTGCTMGEYFRDRGEDALIIYDDLTKQAWAYRQISLLLRRPPGREAYPGDVFYLHSRLLERASRVNVEYVEQFTNGEVKGKTGSLTALPIIETQGGDVSAFVPTNVISITDGQIFLETSLFNAGIRPAMNAGISVSRVGGAAQTKIVKKLGGGIRLALAQYRELAAFAQFASDLDEATRKQLEHGKQVTELMKQKQFSPMSVADMGVVLYAANDGFLEDVETSKIGSFETALLSYMNSEHTDLMADINKTGNFNGEIEATFKAAIEKFKATQTW
- a CDS encoding F0F1 ATP synthase subunit B; this encodes MNLNLTLLGQAISFAIFVWFCMKYVWPPVITALEERSKKIADGLEAANRASRDLELAQEQAAQILRESKENAAEIIEQANKRANQMVDEAKEQVIADGKRLREAAQAEIEQDVMRAKEALRAQVSVLAFAGAEKILGATIDEKAHSEIVEQLAKEL
- a CDS encoding ParA family protein, whose product is MAKIIAVTNQKGGVGKTTTCVNLAASLAAMKRRVLLIDLDPQGNATTGSGFTKEELDTSVYDVLIGSHGVKEAMKKSMPGDYWVLPANSDLTGAEVVLLDLPSKETRLRAGLYEVDNDFDYILLDCPPALNMLTVNALAASQGVLIPVQCEYYALEGLTALLQTISRITQALNPSLEIEGILRTMYDPRPSLTHDVSGQLQKHFGDKVYDTVIPRNIRLAESPSYGLPVLHYEKQSRGAIAYLALAGEFIRKSVA
- a CDS encoding ATP synthase subunit I, coding for METKKPRRASEIISAKKKAIFRFLLLQLLLTFFVSLGIFYIAGGLYGYSFILGALTSILPSIYMAWRIFGYKGTRPAKDVVRSFYRGEAGKLAMTVVLLSLVFLLIKPLAAGAFFAGFGGAILSHWLSPIMLRNA
- the atpB gene encoding F0F1 ATP synthase subunit A, translating into MGIESPTASSYIKHHLQNLTFGQHPDGTWGLAHDAKEAADMGFWAIHVDTMAISIALGLLFLWLFRKAAKKISTDTPSGLQNFVELMVEFVDGSVKETFHGKSKVIAPLSLTIFVWVFLMNFMDLIPVDFLPATAQWIGATLFGADPHHVYFKFVPTTDINATLGMSLSVFVLIVFYSIKVKGISGFVGELTLQPFGKWMIPFNLLLEGVGLLAKPVSLALRLFGNLYAGELIFILIAILPWGLQWALSVPWAIFHILIIVLQAFIFMMLTIVYLSMAHEDH
- a CDS encoding ParB/RepB/Spo0J family partition protein codes for the protein MTMKKRGLGRGLDALLAPQSTPTNEADSDSNSEQIKGLTYLPVEWLSKGKFQPRRDMNPAQLEDLASSIRTQGIMQPIVVRPNGHNQYEIIAGERRWRAAKLADLTQVPVIVRHVEDADAVVLALIENIQREDLNPVEEALALQRLVEDFHLTQQEVADTVGKSRSTVANLLRLLGLTPEVRRLLEHGDIEMGHARALLPLEHDKQIQAASQVVTKSLSVRETERLVKNFQVTEKNQDNKPPLPDLSAEAERISQKINAAVKIQPSAKGKGKLVIEYRNPEHLELLISELLEGK
- the atpE gene encoding F0F1 ATP synthase subunit C, yielding METVVGLTAIAVALLIGLGALGTAIGFGILGGKFLEGAARQPEMVPMLQVKMFIVAGLLDAVTMIGVGIALFFTFANPFVALVAG
- a CDS encoding F0F1 ATP synthase subunit delta, with amino-acid sequence MAELKTVARPYAKAVFEVAREQGHITEWADMLNVLATVTVEPKLKTALENPAFSAEEKANALADVCAEVTTEQGKAFLLALAVNKRLALLPAISELFLQFKLNFEKAVNVEFTSAFELTAEQTQALAASLTKKLDRTVNLTSETDASLIGGVVIRTGDLIIDGSVRGKLAKLAEAINS